The genome window CAGGAGCGTGCCCAAACAGTGCCAGTGTACCACCCCACCCCTGGTGAGAGCCGCCTGGCCAGCCAGCTGACCGAGGAGGAGCAGATCCGCATCGCCCAGCGCATCGGCCTCATCCAGCACCTGCCCAAAGGCATCTTCGACCCAGGCTCTGATCCCTCCGACAAGAAAGTTAAAGAGTGAGTCGTAACCCATGGCATAATCATATTAATAGCAAATATGAATAGTAGCAGACCTAATcacattttatgtgtttttaggATTTACTGCATTTGATGTTAAATTTAACTGCAAGAAGGTATACACCCAGTGCGCAATATTAAATACAACACTGCTTAAATTTAGTCATAGTCTTACTCTTTAGTGAAATAACATTATAGTCTCcaaaaatacatataatacaGTCGCTCCTAAGATCCTGTACAgcttctgtgtgtatttgtgattaTGAAACATACACCTGCTTCATTATcagtttatttgaatgtgatGTTTATTCTTCAGCTCTGCCTGGCTCAAAGGAGCTGTGCACCccaaaatataaattatatcATCTTTCCATTCTGATGTTTGTACAACGGTGAAACACACAGAGTTAGTAGGAGTCCTATTCCTCAATAATAAGATTAAAATAAACTGATTAACTTCTGCTGTCATGATGGTACACCCTTTGTTCTTGTCATAAGATTTCATAAGATTTACAATGGTTGTGGATAATCCTTTTCCATTCTGTTCATTATGGTATAAGTTGACCTACATGTGCgtgaaaatgtgtaaaagtgGTTGGTATGTTATTTTACCAGAccatatttaaattttatttatctttggACTTCAATAACTGAGGGCTTAATGTCTGTTTCTCCTATAGATGTGTGATCTGCATGATGGATTTTGAGTATGGGGATCCTGTTCGGTTCTTACCCTGCCTTCACATCTACCACGTGGACTGCATTGACCCCTGGCTGATGCGTTCCTTCACCTGCCCCTCTTGCATGGAGCCTGTAGACGCAGCCCTGCTGTCCACCTATGAAACCAACTGAGCAGTAGCCCATGTCGGCTGCTCCggcctagaaaaaaaaaatgcatctttttagCCCAAGCTGTCCTAGCTCAAGACAGGTAGCCGTGAAGAGGTGCCACTACACAGATGCTCAGAGGGTGTTTTAGGGTACAGACAGCTGCAGAAAACAGTGGGCTGTAGTACATTTCTTAGGTGTGATATGGTTGTATTTGGGCTTTGGAAGATCTCTGCTTTCTACACTAGGAGAACGTGCCAAATCAATACTATATGAAGGAAACATAGAAAGCTATACAGTTATTATAGTAGAAAATACTACATATTGATCTCACTTTTGGATGACTGCCTGTCAGTTGTAACTTGTGATTTTCATGGTAGTTAAATGCATGTGACCAATGTCATTTACTTCCCCCACTATCAGCCCCCGTCCAGACCTAATGTGCAATATGTAATATTAATAGAAAAGTGCAAGGAAACTGTGTTGATTCAGTGGTAACCTCTTCTCTGACCAGACCACAGAAGTCAGAAAGCAGATATTGTCCTCTTTCAAAGGCATCCATTGCCTTGAATGTTTCTAAATCATAGGGCTCTTTACTGGAATGCAGTTAATAAATCTGTAGAAAAATATGCCATGAGGTCTCATTGCCATGTTTACACCACCTTGTGGAGAAATGGCATCATTAGAGCTTTAGAAGAGAATTTagattcatttgttgttttatgggTAGGCTTTTTGTTTAGTTGGCTCTACTGCAGTTACCCTTCTAAGCTGCTTTTATAAAGGTGGGTCTATTTTTTGACTTTCCATTATGTCGATCCTCTCCTTTGCCATGGGTTCGTGCTCTCTACTTCAAGTTGATGTCAATCATGAGAGTGTCGTGTTtgatttgttcatgttttttgacaGCGACATATACAATGACAAATATGCTGTGCAATCCCCCTCAAAGCACCTTGGGATACCCCTCTTTTGGCACTCTGTAGCTTATAGACATTGtagatgattgtgtgtgtgggagtgtgtgtgtgtgtgtgtgtgtgtgtgtgttttagggggAGGGTGGGTAGGTAGAGATTGACAAGTAAGcttacattttgaattaattCTGTCAGTTGTTGTAGGCGTAGTTGTAGTtgcctctgttttctgttgtaaaGTTGTTGGATCTCGTGTTGATGGCCTCTCTATGGCAAGTGATACGTTTCCAGAGCTCTGGGGTCTGGAATAGCAAAATGCTTTCAGCTTTTGAAATGAGATTCGTTCTATCTGATACTGACTGAGTAATGTATAGCACAAACAAGTAAAATTGTGAAAGATAAGCTGCAGCACTAGAATGGAATGAATTCTGAATGTAAAGTAACAGCATTATTTCAGCTTTTTCCAAACTTGGGCCGTGTAAGTGACAGTTAAGAGGACAGTTCTGATCTACTCAGGCTGCTGTGCCTTTTAAGGTTGAAGTAAGCCAACTCCTGTGAAGTACAATCATTTCTGATacatttaacttttattttattttattttttttgttgttttagttgTCCTCCAGGGGGAGACGGATAATTAGATACCAGCACTGTGCTGATTTGTTTGTCACATAATAAGAAACAGGCCGAGAACGAAGCCAGAAGTTTCCTCTGGTTGCTGTTACaatcattttgtcttttattttgtaatgtgtgCAAGCAGGGCACAGCTTTTAGGAGAATCCTCAAACCACAATAAAGGTGGATACCAAATTCTACACGAGTGTAATGTGTGTCCTTATTATGGTAAAAGGCATAGAAGTCACTGTAGGTGAGATTTCTTTTGAGTTGCAATAGACTTAATTCAATCATTATTTATCAAATTGGCTCTACTTTAAACTACAAGCAGCCCAGTGTTAATTAAACTAGGATAGGATAAGGTCATATAAACACTTgacacaccccccccccccccccccccccccccccacacacacacacccacccacccacccctttACATATGTTGTATTTTAACAACTCTGATGACCTTAAAATCAGCTTCAGTCCACTTATTTGTCAGTAATTATAATACAAAAATGCTGCAGACCAAACAGGTAGGCCAAGTGGATAGTGCCATAGAGGGAGAATATCAGATAAAAGTTGATGGAGCAGAAATAAAGTCAGGTGTTAATTTGCTTACCATGTGAAGCTGGAAAAATTATCTGCACATCCTGCCTGGTGCTGGtaaaggatttttaaaaaaaaaaaatgaactgattaATAGAATAGCCACACAACAGCATGCTGCTCCAAAATACTCATATTGCGAATACACAGTTAAGACCTCAGCTGGGCTTCAAGGTTGAAACGGTGtatttacaataaatattttgGAGCTGCATGCTGTTGTGCAGATATTCTACATTAATCAGCTTTCTTATTAAAACAATGTAACTGACAGATTCCACAGAGAGCAGTTTGACACGGTGTTTCTGGAATTTATTTTCATCACGCCTGactgtatacatgtgtatgtgcttCAGCAGATGTTAGCCTGATGCAGAGAAGGTGTGGGGGCGTTATCCATCATGAGGTTAAATGTTTTCTAGCAATAGTGTTTGATCTTATGAACAGTGACTCTTCACCGGTGTGTGACCAGATGTAACTGCAAGAGATGCAAACCAGCTTCCAATGGTTCTGTGGTCCAGACAAAGCTGCTGGATGTAGCCCAACATGTCTGAGATTGCAGTGTTGAACGACCAAAGGTGTAAAGGTAGCTAACAATTTCACCAATTTATTCTGGCCGTTTGAGTATGAGTGCTAATGTTTTGGCCTCGtggccttcatcagagcatgaGATTAGTCTATCTTGTCCTGAAGATCTCTGCATGTCACCTTTTTACCTTTGGGTATTTTAACGCCGGAACTTCTGATTTTGGTTTAgcaccacaaaaaaataaatgaataaataaaatactgggAAGGCACATCCTCTCAAACATCTAACATCAATGATTGCACTTTGTACCTATTTGTAAAGACCTGTTATAATTTGATGAAAATTATTGGAAGCCAGGACACACCAGTGAACCAGAAGGCTTGTAACCAGGGCTTTGAAGACCAGGAAGCAGTAAGCAGGAATCATCGGCTGGTCTGGGGCCAGATGACCAGCAGGCAGAAAACTAGGGGCCAAAAGACGAGCAGAAATGGAAACCAGATGGACCCCAATAATCTGCAAACAGTGTGTCATAAAGATTAGGGAGAAAATAGAATTACATGGGTGAGGAAACTCGGAGAGACCAGAATGCCAGAGACAACCAAGAGAAACTAGTCTTACCCAGAAGATGATGTGAGAAAGAGTGAGCATTTTACAAGTGGGTGTGTGAACGAACCCACCTGCTGTGTCCACATTATTATGGGGACCATAATGAGAACGATGGAGTGAAGCCATACTTCACAaaattgagcaaaaaaaaaaaaaaaaaaaatcccaaaacaatGTGGCAGTAAATGTACCTAATACCGCAGGGGTTGTTTATAATATTGTTTGTACTAAAATGGTGTTTTGTAGTTATTATGCCCTGATTCCCTGCCCCAGGGGTCCCTTTTCTCTGTAATTACCCAGTTTCAATTACACAGCGAATCccccagtgtgtgtatgttctagCATCAGTTAAATGCCATTGAAGCGTTGTTCAAGAGCCATTAATCATTACTGTGGCTGTTatgctgctgcttctccatggtgagtacttttttttttttatactttatcatgtgcctttttattttgttgtaccTCAGAGAGGCTGAGTTTGAATATCTTGCTTGGGCTTTTCTTGGAAGATCATATATTGTTTTTGACCTTTGAAGCTAAATTTGTTGCATAAAGCCACACAATCTCTTTATGAGTACACAGGGATCTTTTGTTTGTAATATTCACTCTCCTGCACAGATGGGAGTGATAATGGTTTGCAAAGATAGTGCTAACCAGCTGAAACATTAAACTACAGTTAGAAGGAGGTATTCACCTGCATCATGAGAGGTTTAGTCAGGTCAGAGAGTGATGTGTTGTTTTGCGAACGCAGATAGGAAACACGTCATAGCAGATGTAAATGGTGGCTGGACAAAAGTGGTTCTGTTTTGATGGGTGTGAACATGACTTCAACCGATTGCTTCATTTCCAAATATCTCGCATGACGCTACTCCCTTTTCTtttgtgaaattacagtaaacactTGTTACTTTTCTGAGTGTACTTCTCTATTTCACATTTCCACATCAATTGTCAACCCAGTGCTTCAGCCCCAAATTTGTCATCTGCATCAGTGCAGTTGATAAACACAAAGCTTTTGGAGGAGGATTCAATGAACCCAAAACTGGTGAAGTATTTTTAACAGgggatttaattaaaaaaaggagacaTATTTACATTATGTACACACAGTTTTGAATCTAAATATTGCACATGGCATTGGTTACTACACAGAGGCTGTCTGGCAGTATTACAGTGGAAAATCAGGAACAGtgataaaattcaaaaattacagaattttcactttcttccctcagacatgaaaatatattataaacAGGTTTTCTCAGTTAACATTACATACAGTATTTGACAAAACATATAGTATTTGACATTTATAGACACAGGCATCATTCAAGATCTTCAGTTGGGGTCTTCAATGTTATAAATATAAAGctgttaaaagtttttttttttttttttttaagttctctAAAATGCATAGATTCCCATGCTGACTGTGGCCAGAGCCACGAAGAGTCCGACGACCATCCTGAGGAGTGGGGCGGCGCTGATCATACTGCTGGGGATCTGGAGTGTCTTGGCCAGCGTGGAATCCCCTGCGAAAGGACAGGCGTTAGTTAAAAGTGATAGagaaatgtacaaaaacacCAATGGCATACTATTGACCTGAGTTATTTTGTatacttcttcttcttatctATTTGTCTTACCATTAGTCAGTTTGGACTGTGCCGTGCGACTCTGcatctcgctctctgtctgagTGACATTCAGCATCTTCTGCAAATCATCAAAcacctgcaaaacaaaaacaaaagcaacaatcCATCAGTCACTTATTTTATGTCATGCATCAATAAGCAcccacaaaagcaaaaaataagatCTACTCACTGCTCTGAAAAGTAATTAATTTCTGCTGAAAGCCTGACAAAGCCTGAGGTCTTGGAACATTGACGAAATaccacaaacaaagaaaaggcaGCAGCTCACCAGAATCCACTGTTAACGGCTTAACCGTGAAAgcagttttattgtgaaaagacAAGCTTTTGATCAAGACATCATGTCAAAACGATAAATCTTGTCATTTAACAATAAAATAGTGCTTTTGCAATTAAACTGTTAGAGTGGATTGCCACCTTTGTGGAACTTCTATGTGCATGACTTCATGGCAAACACTCCTATCCTAA of Myripristis murdjan chromosome 1, fMyrMur1.1, whole genome shotgun sequence contains these proteins:
- the rnf11a gene encoding RING finger protein 11a, whose product is MGNCLSSQGADDLSLLNESEGASLPGEPPPPYQERAQTVPVYHPTPGESRLASQLTEEEQIRIAQRIGLIQHLPKGIFDPGSDPSDKKVKECVICMMDFEYGDPVRFLPCLHIYHVDCIDPWLMRSFTCPSCMEPVDAALLSTYETN